In Oceanobacillus sp. FSL K6-2867, one DNA window encodes the following:
- the ylbJ gene encoding sporulation integral membrane protein YlbJ, with amino-acid sequence MGQLLKTFIYSTLTIFLTFCLIRFPDQALEAGIRGLNMWWEVVFPSLLPFFITAELLLAFGVVNFFGILFEPIMRPLFNVPGSGSFGWMMGMASGYPTGAKITARLREEKQLSKIEAERLVSFTNNSSPLFIFGAISAGFFHDLKLGALLAVCHYTSNAMVGICMRFYGRKQEITKRREKKSKQIFPLVKAFREMHESRMKANKPLGEILGDAVLNSIKTLVMVGGFIILFSVLIKLLFLVGISSAIAAVWEQFFILIDFPADLALPIFSGLFEITIGANMISQTMTDSFLQQAIVISFILGFNGLSIHAQVASILSKTDIRYLPYFFARILHGCFAVILTIILYKPLYLDRQTIDLNEIPVSHLDITENMWGMILYYLKDIGPIVTIACLAFSVLILYKRSFK; translated from the coding sequence TTGGGACAATTACTTAAAACCTTTATTTATTCAACTCTTACCATTTTCTTAACGTTTTGTTTAATCCGCTTTCCTGATCAGGCTTTAGAAGCAGGCATTCGCGGATTAAATATGTGGTGGGAAGTAGTATTTCCTTCTTTGCTCCCTTTTTTTATTACTGCCGAACTTTTGCTGGCATTTGGGGTTGTGAATTTTTTTGGTATATTGTTTGAGCCAATTATGCGACCCTTATTCAACGTTCCAGGTTCCGGGAGCTTCGGCTGGATGATGGGAATGGCAAGCGGTTACCCAACTGGCGCTAAAATCACAGCACGTTTACGAGAAGAAAAGCAACTATCGAAAATAGAAGCAGAGCGACTCGTATCATTTACCAACAATTCCAGTCCATTATTTATTTTCGGAGCAATTTCTGCTGGTTTTTTCCATGATTTGAAGCTAGGGGCACTTTTAGCAGTTTGTCATTATACAAGCAATGCTATGGTTGGCATTTGCATGCGCTTTTATGGAAGAAAGCAGGAAATAACAAAGCGCAGAGAAAAAAAAAGCAAGCAGATATTCCCTCTTGTAAAAGCTTTTCGAGAAATGCATGAATCCCGGATGAAAGCGAATAAACCTCTGGGGGAAATTCTCGGTGATGCTGTTTTGAATTCCATAAAAACATTGGTTATGGTTGGCGGATTCATTATTCTTTTTTCCGTCCTTATAAAACTGTTATTTCTAGTGGGTATCTCGTCTGCTATTGCCGCAGTTTGGGAACAGTTTTTTATACTTATCGATTTCCCTGCGGATTTAGCGCTTCCCATTTTTTCAGGTTTATTTGAAATTACTATTGGAGCAAATATGATCTCACAAACGATGACAGATAGCTTTTTACAGCAAGCAATTGTTATTAGCTTTATTCTTGGCTTTAACGGGCTTTCCATTCATGCACAAGTAGCCAGCATTCTTTCAAAAACAGATATACGTTATCTCCCATATTTTTTTGCAAGGATTTTACATGGATGCTTTGCTGTCATATTAACCATCATACTGTATAAACCGCTATATTTGGACAGGCAGACAATTGACTTGAATGAAATACCTGTTTCTCATTTAGATATAACTGAAAACATGTGGGGAATGATTCTTTACTATCTGAAAGATATTGGACCAATTGTGACGATTGCCTGTTTAGCATTCTCTGTGCTTATTCTTTACAAAAGAAGTTTCAAATAA
- a CDS encoding SepM family pheromone-processing serine protease, producing MRMTKRNILFFIIIIALVYFLGTYQLPYYIQKPGGANALNPIVEVADGSESEGDMHLVTVSGLQATPIQYVLAKLFDYHDILPLDEVFPEGISQDDYMQAQLQVMESSQEAATVVAYEAAGEDITIEYQGVYVVSVVENMPADGKLETGDRIIGIDGQEIRESTDLIQYVDDKKAGDTVLIEFVREDKTMETEIMLEEFSNLDNRVGIGISLVTDRNVTVDRDIQFSSGNIGGPSAGLMFTLEIYDQLTEEDITKGYEIAGTGEIDYDGNVLRIGGIDKKIVAADKEGIDIFFAPNENGAADSNYEIAKKTAEEIGTEMQIIPVDTFEDALSYLEEMKE from the coding sequence ATGAGAATGACAAAAAGAAATATACTGTTTTTTATTATTATAATTGCTCTCGTTTACTTTCTTGGTACATATCAATTACCATATTATATCCAGAAACCAGGTGGAGCGAACGCGCTAAACCCAATTGTTGAAGTTGCAGACGGGTCTGAAAGTGAGGGAGACATGCACCTTGTGACGGTAAGCGGCCTTCAGGCAACACCGATTCAATATGTACTAGCTAAACTTTTCGATTATCATGATATCCTGCCATTGGATGAAGTGTTTCCAGAAGGGATTTCACAAGATGATTATATGCAAGCCCAGCTGCAAGTCATGGAGAGCTCACAGGAAGCTGCAACTGTAGTAGCCTATGAAGCAGCAGGTGAAGATATAACCATTGAATATCAAGGCGTCTATGTTGTTTCTGTGGTTGAAAATATGCCAGCAGATGGTAAGTTGGAGACAGGTGACCGGATAATTGGAATTGATGGTCAGGAAATTCGTGAGTCCACAGATTTAATTCAGTATGTTGATGATAAAAAAGCAGGGGATACTGTCCTAATTGAATTTGTTCGTGAAGATAAGACGATGGAAACGGAAATTATGCTTGAAGAATTTAGTAATTTAGACAATCGGGTAGGTATCGGAATTAGCCTTGTTACAGACCGTAATGTAACGGTTGATCGTGACATTCAATTTTCAAGCGGAAATATTGGCGGACCGAGCGCGGGATTAATGTTTACTTTGGAAATTTACGATCAATTAACAGAAGAAGATATTACAAAAGGTTATGAGATTGCCGGTACTGGAGAAATCGATTATGATGGAAATGTACTCCGAATTGGTGGAATTGATAAGAAAATAGTTGCTGCAGATAAAGAAGGGATCGATATTTTCTTTGCACCAAATGAAAATGGAGCTGCTGACTCCAATTATGAAATTGCTAAGAAAACAGCCGAAGAAATTGGAACCGAAATGCAGATTATCCCCGTAGATACGTTTGAAGATGCATTAAGTTATTTAGAAGAAATGAAAGAATAA
- a CDS encoding nucleotidyltransferase — MNACGLIVEYNPFHNGHVYHLEEAKKTAAADCAVAVMSGSFLQRGEPAIIDKFHRTKAALNTGIDVVLELPFVYAVQHSDIFAAGAVKTLSEFGVNSICFGSESGSINSFISSYHIFKEKTSTYNHILKHYLDAGCSFPEASTYAYKEIGLTDSNMDLSKPNNILGYSYVKAIIENKLPITPLTIKRKANAFHDETITGTIASATSIRKELMKQHTLTSAIIDSLPTETVNQLQQYKHTASQWHDWEKYFTLLHYRVMTMSTEELASIHGVDEGIEYRIKATAKTASTFQDWVEAIKTKRYTWTRIQRMFVHILTNTKKADVEMVPRALTVPYVRVIGLTKKGREYLNKQKKQINVPVISRLGRNQHPILSIEEKASNAYYSILPPQTKQKLFKQELQAPIML; from the coding sequence ATGAATGCATGTGGTCTAATTGTTGAATACAATCCGTTCCATAATGGTCATGTCTACCATCTGGAGGAAGCAAAAAAAACAGCAGCTGCTGATTGTGCAGTTGCTGTAATGAGTGGATCCTTTTTACAGCGTGGCGAGCCTGCCATCATCGATAAATTTCATCGCACAAAAGCTGCATTAAATACTGGTATTGATGTTGTTCTTGAACTCCCTTTTGTATATGCAGTACAGCATAGCGATATTTTTGCTGCTGGGGCTGTAAAAACACTCTCTGAATTCGGTGTCAACAGTATCTGTTTTGGAAGTGAATCCGGCTCGATAAATAGCTTTATATCAAGCTATCATATATTTAAAGAAAAAACATCAACTTATAATCATATACTTAAACATTATTTAGATGCTGGATGCTCCTTTCCCGAAGCTAGTACATATGCGTACAAAGAAATAGGGCTTACAGATTCCAATATGGATTTATCGAAACCAAATAATATTCTCGGATACAGCTATGTAAAAGCAATAATAGAAAACAAGCTACCAATCACTCCATTAACAATAAAAAGAAAAGCGAATGCCTTTCACGATGAAACAATCACTGGTACGATTGCCAGTGCAACAAGCATTCGAAAAGAACTGATGAAACAACATACATTAACATCTGCGATTATCGACAGCCTTCCAACAGAAACTGTCAATCAGCTGCAACAATACAAACACACTGCCTCACAGTGGCATGATTGGGAAAAATATTTCACACTATTACATTATCGAGTAATGACGATGTCAACAGAAGAGCTTGCAAGTATCCATGGTGTTGATGAGGGAATTGAATACAGAATTAAAGCTACAGCTAAAACAGCTAGTACTTTTCAAGACTGGGTTGAAGCTATTAAGACGAAGCGTTATACATGGACAAGAATCCAGCGAATGTTTGTCCATATATTAACAAATACAAAGAAAGCTGATGTAGAGATGGTACCAAGAGCTTTAACCGTTCCATATGTGCGTGTGATCGGTTTAACAAAGAAGGGAAGGGAATATTTAAATAAACAAAAAAAGCAGATAAATGTCCCAGTTATATCAAGATTAGGAAGAAATCAACATCCTATATTATCTATTGAGGAAAAAGCAAGTAATGCCTATTACAGCATCCTTCCACCACAAACCAAGCAAAAGCTGTTTAAACAGGAATTACAAGCACCAATCATGCTTTAA
- a CDS encoding YceD family protein: MKFTLSQIRKNAVNRPFEFDEIVDVSELETMNNDIRKIKPVRVHGKVDIHGNQFFFSFLIEGEMVLPCARTLVDVPYSFTIKANEMFSTSSYDDRDEDQEIHLIDGEVLDLTPIIKENILLEVPYRVFSEEPNPEEGAPSKGNGWEFISEVKTEKTVDPRLKKLESLLKNNKKEK, encoded by the coding sequence TTGAAATTTACATTAAGCCAAATCAGAAAAAATGCTGTCAATAGGCCGTTTGAATTCGATGAAATTGTGGATGTTAGTGAACTGGAAACAATGAACAATGACATACGTAAAATTAAACCTGTTCGTGTTCACGGGAAAGTAGACATTCATGGAAATCAATTCTTTTTCTCTTTTCTGATTGAAGGGGAAATGGTATTGCCATGTGCGAGAACATTGGTTGATGTACCATATTCATTTACAATTAAAGCAAATGAAATGTTTTCAACTTCTTCTTATGATGATAGGGATGAAGATCAAGAAATCCATCTAATTGATGGTGAAGTGCTTGACTTAACTCCGATTATCAAGGAAAATATTCTATTGGAAGTCCCATATCGTGTATTTTCTGAAGAGCCAAATCCGGAGGAAGGTGCCCCTTCTAAGGGAAATGGTTGGGAATTTATTTCAGAAGTGAAAACAGAAAAGACAGTAGATCCCCGTTTGAAAAAATTGGAGTCTTTGCTTAAAAATAATAAGAAAGAAAAATAA
- the rpmF gene encoding 50S ribosomal protein L32 — protein MAVPKQKTSKKVKNQRRTHKKLHVPGMVECSNCGELTKPHHVCKSCGHYDGKEVVSN, from the coding sequence ATGGCAGTACCTAAACAAAAAACGTCTAAAAAAGTTAAAAATCAACGTCGTACTCATAAAAAATTACACGTACCTGGCATGGTAGAATGTTCTAATTGTGGTGAATTAACTAAACCGCACCATGTTTGTAAATCTTGCGGTCACTATGATGGAAAAGAAGTAGTGAGCAACTAA
- a CDS encoding RsfA family transcriptional regulator, which translates to MNDTRQDAWTKDEDIILAETVLRFIREGRTQLEAFKEVAAQLSRTSAACGFRWNATIRKQYQNAIQLAKEERKSGLKKTASSSNHNESAERYTIESAILLLEKMKSNFEDAEKMELDKEYQQKLKDIEEENEKLKNQLSRYDNAWHEMNKLWTWVREGKHH; encoded by the coding sequence ATGAACGATACAAGGCAGGATGCATGGACAAAGGATGAAGATATTATTCTTGCTGAGACAGTGTTGCGCTTTATTCGTGAAGGTAGAACGCAGCTAGAAGCATTTAAGGAGGTTGCAGCACAGCTTTCTCGTACATCAGCAGCATGTGGATTTCGCTGGAATGCTACTATCCGTAAACAATATCAAAATGCCATTCAATTAGCTAAAGAAGAACGAAAAAGCGGGTTAAAGAAAACCGCGTCTAGTTCTAATCATAATGAATCTGCAGAGCGATATACGATAGAGTCAGCTATACTTTTACTTGAAAAAATGAAGTCTAATTTTGAAGATGCAGAAAAAATGGAGTTAGACAAGGAGTATCAACAGAAATTAAAGGATATAGAAGAAGAAAATGAAAAACTGAAAAACCAATTATCACGTTATGATAATGCATGGCATGAGATGAATAAGCTTTGGACTTGGGTTAGAGAGGGAAAGCATCATTAA
- a CDS encoding N-acetyltransferase, translated as MEQLKVENLLVNYKTLEKFKRFKEYGNQELTMMEDLQNNIIENDSKSPFYGIYYGENLIARMSLYEVNKKYDYYFSPQQDYLTLWKLEVLPDYQGRGIGKLMVDFAKGFELPIKTSPRINSHGFWEKMGFVKAHYEMERDLGENPLIWLPAGVQEKESNPN; from the coding sequence ATGGAACAATTAAAAGTCGAAAATCTGTTAGTCAATTATAAGACACTTGAAAAATTTAAGCGATTTAAAGAATATGGAAATCAGGAATTAACGATGATGGAAGATTTACAAAATAACATTATTGAAAATGATAGTAAATCTCCATTTTACGGAATTTACTATGGTGAAAATCTGATTGCAAGAATGAGTTTATATGAAGTTAATAAAAAGTACGATTATTATTTTTCACCGCAGCAGGACTATTTAACACTATGGAAGCTCGAAGTTCTACCAGATTATCAAGGTAGAGGTATCGGAAAGTTAATGGTTGATTTTGCAAAAGGTTTTGAACTGCCGATTAAAACAAGTCCAAGAATTAATTCCCATGGTTTCTGGGAAAAAATGGGATTTGTAAAAGCGCATTATGAAATGGAAAGAGATTTAGGAGAAAATCCGCTTATCTGGTTGCCTGCAGGAGTACAGGAAAAGGAAAGTAATCCTAACTAA
- a CDS encoding DUF3397 domain-containing protein has translation MLEYFIYSIAFFITIPLIATALTYIISVKIHRVKLRALHQAVNWTTILYIIAVSIMLNLIVGSSFTGWMVVLFLIALTSVIISQWKYKNEVVFRKAVKIIWRFAFLLYFMVYILLVFIGIIQQLAS, from the coding sequence ATGCTTGAATATTTCATTTATAGTATTGCATTTTTTATTACAATTCCACTGATTGCAACGGCACTCACCTATATAATTTCCGTAAAAATTCACCGAGTCAAACTTCGAGCACTCCATCAAGCTGTTAATTGGACAACGATATTATATATTATTGCTGTTTCGATTATGCTAAATCTTATTGTTGGAAGTAGTTTTACAGGGTGGATGGTTGTTTTATTTTTAATTGCTCTTACTAGTGTAATCATTTCTCAATGGAAGTATAAAAATGAGGTAGTTTTTCGAAAAGCTGTAAAAATCATTTGGCGATTCGCTTTTTTGTTGTATTTTATGGTTTACATATTGCTTGTGTTTATAGGGATTATTCAACAATTAGCAAGCTAA